The following coding sequences lie in one Balneolaceae bacterium genomic window:
- a CDS encoding TonB-dependent receptor has product MINPGKTAAALLLLLGCCHSLAAQHATLSGQVSGPEGEQLAGATLYLGAAGDSTVIFEGGLRVAGARRATTDAEGRYAFEKLEPGSYRLVIYYPGMEIVRDSLRMPGRDLRRDFRLEMIQGTLGGITVGDRRQQAFGLERLRSVEGTAIYEAKKNEVVVMEDLAANLATNNNRQVFARVAGLNIWQSDDAGVQTSIGARGLSPKRNSHFNTRQNGYDIAADALGYPESYYTPPTRALESIEVVRGAASLQYGTQFGGMLNYVFKDGPPDDPFRLRSIQTIGSHGLLNTFNSVGGTAGAFNYYGFYQYKTSEGWRPNSGLDQHVAYGSVAYRPNARLTVRPEFTRMYYLAQQPGGLTDTQFERDPRQSNRERNWFRVNWNLMALKADYRFSGNTRLNTRFFGLLAGRDAVGNLKRIDRLDLGGNRDLLKDDYANWGNETRLIHRYDFLDGISVFLAGSRIYNGFTHRRQGEGSDGAGPDFRYRNPGNLTGSDFDLPSRNRALFAENIFNLTSRLSLTPGVRFEYIRTEAEGYYRNIVKDLAGNVILDERIEEQRRRERSFLFYGLGISYRFDESTELYANYSQNYRAINFNDIRVDIGSLEVDPDLRDERGFNADLGLRGSHENIFQYDLTLFYLSYEDRIGTVLRTEPNPRFNNLVDRTFRYRTNVADAAIFGLESYAEADLWKLAAGLSSSTRLSLFLNLALLESGYRNSRVPGVEGKEVEHVPPVNLKAGLTFRRGEFQASLQYSYTAKQYSDATNARRTPSAIEGIIPAYYVMDFSAEYRLGRFLLEGGVNNLTGHSYFTRRATGYPGPGIIPAKGRTAYLSLGVTL; this is encoded by the coding sequence ATGATAAACCCGGGCAAAACGGCCGCCGCACTCCTCCTCCTGCTGGGATGCTGCCATAGCCTGGCCGCCCAGCATGCCACCCTCAGCGGGCAGGTCTCCGGCCCGGAGGGGGAACAGCTGGCCGGGGCCACCCTCTACCTGGGAGCGGCGGGCGACAGCACCGTCATTTTCGAGGGCGGCCTGCGCGTGGCCGGGGCGCGGAGGGCCACCACGGACGCGGAGGGGCGGTACGCTTTTGAAAAGCTGGAACCGGGGAGCTACCGCCTGGTGATCTACTATCCGGGCATGGAGATCGTCAGGGACTCCCTCCGCATGCCGGGCCGGGATCTGCGGCGGGATTTCAGGCTGGAGATGATCCAGGGCACCCTGGGCGGGATCACCGTGGGAGACCGCCGGCAGCAGGCCTTCGGCCTGGAAAGGCTTCGTTCGGTGGAGGGGACCGCCATCTACGAGGCCAAAAAGAACGAGGTGGTGGTCATGGAGGACCTGGCGGCCAACCTGGCGACCAACAACAACCGCCAGGTATTTGCGCGTGTGGCCGGTCTTAATATCTGGCAGAGCGACGACGCGGGCGTGCAGACCAGCATCGGGGCGAGGGGACTCAGTCCGAAGCGGAATTCCCATTTCAACACGCGTCAGAACGGCTACGACATCGCCGCCGACGCCCTGGGCTATCCCGAAAGCTACTACACGCCTCCCACACGGGCCCTGGAGAGCATCGAGGTGGTGCGCGGCGCGGCCTCGCTGCAGTACGGCACCCAGTTCGGGGGCATGCTCAACTATGTATTCAAGGACGGCCCGCCGGACGACCCCTTCCGGCTGCGCTCCATCCAGACGATCGGCTCCCACGGCCTGCTGAACACCTTCAACAGCGTGGGGGGGACGGCTGGAGCATTCAACTACTACGGTTTCTACCAGTACAAGACCAGCGAGGGATGGCGGCCCAATTCGGGACTGGACCAGCATGTGGCCTACGGTTCGGTGGCGTACCGGCCCAACGCGCGCCTGACGGTCCGTCCCGAATTCACCCGCATGTATTACCTGGCGCAGCAGCCCGGGGGACTGACGGACACCCAGTTCGAGCGGGACCCGCGGCAGTCGAACAGGGAGCGCAACTGGTTCCGGGTAAACTGGAACCTGATGGCGCTGAAGGCGGACTACCGGTTTTCCGGGAACACCCGGCTGAACACCCGCTTCTTCGGCCTGCTGGCCGGCCGCGACGCGGTGGGCAACCTGAAACGAATCGACCGGCTGGACCTGGGTGGGAACCGCGACCTGCTGAAAGACGACTACGCCAACTGGGGAAATGAGACCAGGCTGATACACCGCTACGATTTCCTGGACGGCATTTCGGTTTTCCTGGCCGGCAGCCGGATCTACAACGGCTTCACCCACCGCCGCCAGGGAGAGGGGAGCGACGGTGCGGGACCCGATTTCCGCTACCGGAACCCCGGCAACCTGACGGGCTCTGATTTTGACCTGCCCAGCCGCAACCGCGCGCTCTTCGCCGAAAATATTTTCAACCTCACCTCCCGGCTCAGCCTGACCCCGGGGGTGCGCTTCGAATACATACGCACCGAGGCGGAGGGCTATTACCGGAATATTGTGAAGGACCTGGCGGGCAACGTGATCCTGGACGAGCGCATCGAGGAGCAGCGGCGGCGGGAACGCTCCTTCCTGTTTTACGGACTGGGAATCTCCTACCGTTTTGACGAGAGCACGGAACTTTATGCTAACTACTCCCAGAATTACCGGGCGATCAACTTCAACGACATACGGGTGGACATCGGCAGCCTGGAGGTCGACCCGGACCTGAGGGATGAGCGGGGATTCAACGCGGACCTGGGCCTGCGCGGCAGCCATGAGAACATCTTCCAGTACGACCTCACCCTTTTCTACCTCTCCTACGAAGACCGGATCGGGACGGTGCTCAGAACCGAGCCCAATCCCCGCTTCAACAACCTGGTGGACCGTACCTTCCGCTACCGGACCAATGTGGCGGACGCCGCCATTTTCGGACTGGAATCGTACGCGGAAGCCGATCTCTGGAAGCTGGCCGCCGGCTTATCCTCCTCCACGCGGCTCTCTCTCTTTCTGAATCTGGCCCTCCTGGAATCCGGCTACAGGAATTCCCGGGTGCCCGGCGTGGAGGGCAAGGAGGTGGAACATGTGCCGCCGGTCAACCTGAAGGCCGGCCTGACCTTCCGGCGGGGGGAATTCCAGGCCAGCCTGCAGTACTCCTACACAGCCAAACAGTATTCGGATGCCACCAACGCCCGGCGCACGCCCTCGGCCATAGAGGGCATCATCCCGGCCTACTACGTCATGGATTTCTCGGCCGAATACCGGCTGGGACGCTTTCTGCTGGAGGGGGGAGTGAACAATCTTACCGGACACTCATACTTCACCCGCCGGGCGACCGGCTACCCGGGTCCGGGCATCATCCCCGCCAAGGGACGCACCGCCTACCTCAGCCTGGGCGTCACCCTCTAA
- a CDS encoding Smr/MutS family protein, translating to MDEPREYPIDGSLDLHHFRPEELGSLIPEYIDACRERGIYRLRIIHGKGTGALRRGVHALLERSPHVRNYSLAGDRSGWGATLVELKVPED from the coding sequence ATGGACGAACCCCGAGAATATCCCATTGACGGCAGCCTGGACCTCCACCACTTCCGTCCGGAGGAGCTGGGAAGCCTGATCCCCGAATACATCGACGCCTGCCGGGAGCGCGGCATCTACCGCCTGCGCATCATCCACGGCAAGGGCACAGGGGCGCTTCGCCGCGGCGTACATGCCCTGCTGGAGCGCAGCCCGCATGTGCGCAATTACAGCCTGGCGGGCGACCGCAGCGGCTGGGGCGCCACCCTGGTTGAGCTGAAAGTACCGGAAGACTAA
- a CDS encoding amidohydrolase family protein, translating into MKRLKQLISLSLLVLLAGGQALQAQTAVRAGTLYTMDGDPIEDGVVLIRDGLIEEVGPASSVNIPSGWTVHEAEVVTPGLIDAHTVVGLAGIFNVDADQDQLETSSPLQPELRALDAYNAREDLVKYVLDMGVTTVHTGHGPGALASGQTMIAKTPYNTVEEAVVDSITMVAFTLGSDISGAFSSPGTRAKAMSMLRQQFIKAQEYLEQRNSEDPPSRDLTMEVLADILEGKVTAMITAQRAHDIMTALRLQEEFGFPMVLDGAAEAYLVMDHIRDADVPVFVHPTKVRTGGSTRNASFETAGKLAEAGITFAFQSGYEGYVPKTRIVLFEAAIAAANGLSREAALRALTIDAAEILGIADRVGSLAPGKDADLVLYDGDPFEYTTHVTRVLVDGAVVSDGRTPRISH; encoded by the coding sequence ATGAAACGTTTAAAACAACTCATTAGCCTGTCGCTGCTGGTCCTGCTGGCCGGCGGACAGGCCCTGCAGGCCCAGACCGCCGTCCGCGCCGGCACGCTCTACACCATGGATGGCGACCCCATCGAGGACGGGGTGGTGCTGATCCGTGACGGCCTGATCGAGGAGGTGGGACCCGCCTCCTCCGTAAACATTCCCTCAGGCTGGACCGTCCACGAGGCCGAAGTGGTCACCCCCGGACTCATCGACGCCCACACCGTGGTGGGACTGGCGGGAATCTTCAACGTAGACGCCGACCAGGACCAGCTGGAGACCTCCTCCCCTCTGCAGCCCGAGCTGCGGGCCCTGGACGCCTACAACGCCAGGGAGGACCTGGTCAAGTACGTCCTCGACATGGGCGTGACCACCGTGCATACCGGCCACGGGCCGGGTGCGCTGGCCAGCGGCCAGACCATGATCGCCAAGACCCCCTACAACACCGTAGAGGAGGCGGTGGTTGACTCAATCACCATGGTGGCCTTCACACTGGGATCCGACATCTCGGGGGCTTTCAGCTCGCCCGGCACCCGCGCCAAGGCCATGTCCATGCTTCGGCAGCAGTTTATTAAGGCGCAGGAGTACCTGGAGCAGCGCAACAGCGAGGATCCCCCCTCCCGCGACCTGACCATGGAGGTGCTGGCCGACATCCTGGAAGGCAAGGTCACCGCCATGATCACCGCGCAGCGCGCACACGATATCATGACCGCCCTGCGCCTGCAGGAGGAATTCGGCTTTCCCATGGTGCTCGACGGGGCCGCCGAGGCCTACCTGGTAATGGACCATATCCGCGATGCGGACGTGCCCGTCTTTGTTCACCCCACCAAGGTGCGCACCGGCGGCTCTACGCGCAACGCCAGCTTCGAAACCGCCGGAAAACTTGCCGAGGCGGGCATTACCTTCGCCTTCCAGAGCGGCTATGAGGGTTACGTGCCCAAGACGCGTATCGTCCTCTTCGAGGCCGCCATTGCCGCGGCCAACGGGCTGTCCCGCGAGGCCGCCCTGCGGGCCCTGACCATCGACGCCGCCGAGATTCTGGGCATCGCCGACCGGGTGGGCTCCCTGGCACCCGGCAAGGACGCCGACCTCGTGCTCTACGACGGCGATCCCTTCGAATACACCACACACGTCACCCGCGTGTTGGTGGACGGAGCCGTAGTCAGCGATGGACGAACCCCGAGAATATCCCATTGA
- a CDS encoding amidohydrolase family protein, with amino-acid sequence MKKLLVFSLALLTGLLLVPGEASSQQQAQVFQGARIIPIAGEVIPSGTLVVQDGAIVAVGAEGSVSVPSGAQVHDMSGKVIMPGLVDTHSHIGEGDGGDGSASLHPDVRILDAIDPNSDSFYKALAGGITSVNVMPGSGHLMSGRTVYLKLRKSDTIEGMLFVDDPMTEVAGGLKMANGTNPLGGSGPGTRAKSAAMVRELFLQAQEYKRKKEAAESPEDMPTRDLGMETLLEVLNGERIVHNHTHRHDDILTAIRLSQEFGYRLVLQHVSEAWKVADEIAEAGVPASIITLDSPGGKLEAVDISYDNGPALENAGVLTAYHTDDGITDSRLFLRSAAFGVRAGMSRDKALEAMTIAGAKMMDIDRRTGTLEAGKDADFIVLSGDPLSVYTHVEQTWVEGVKRFDRSDPDQRGYATGGYDVFRGHVYSHGH; translated from the coding sequence ATGAAAAAACTACTCGTATTCAGCCTGGCGCTGCTCACGGGACTCCTTTTGGTCCCGGGCGAGGCCTCCTCGCAGCAGCAGGCCCAGGTCTTCCAGGGCGCGCGCATCATTCCCATCGCCGGGGAGGTCATCCCCAGCGGCACCCTGGTCGTGCAGGACGGCGCCATCGTGGCCGTGGGCGCGGAGGGCTCCGTATCGGTGCCCTCCGGCGCACAGGTGCACGACATGAGCGGCAAGGTGATCATGCCCGGACTGGTCGACACCCATTCGCACATCGGCGAGGGGGACGGCGGAGACGGTTCGGCCTCCCTGCATCCCGACGTGCGCATCCTGGACGCCATCGATCCCAACTCCGACAGCTTCTACAAGGCGCTGGCCGGCGGCATCACCTCCGTGAACGTGATGCCCGGTTCGGGCCACCTGATGAGCGGGCGCACCGTCTACCTGAAACTTCGGAAATCGGACACCATTGAGGGCATGCTTTTCGTGGATGATCCCATGACCGAGGTGGCCGGGGGACTCAAAATGGCCAACGGCACCAATCCGCTGGGCGGCAGCGGTCCGGGTACGCGGGCCAAATCGGCCGCCATGGTGCGCGAGCTCTTCCTGCAGGCGCAGGAGTACAAGCGCAAGAAGGAGGCCGCCGAAAGCCCCGAGGACATGCCCACGCGCGACCTGGGCATGGAGACCCTCCTGGAGGTGCTCAACGGCGAGCGTATTGTGCACAACCACACCCACCGCCACGACGACATCCTCACCGCCATCCGCCTCTCCCAGGAGTTCGGCTACCGCCTGGTGCTGCAGCACGTCAGCGAGGCGTGGAAGGTGGCCGACGAAATTGCCGAGGCGGGTGTGCCCGCTTCCATCATCACCCTGGACTCTCCCGGCGGAAAGCTGGAGGCGGTGGATATCTCCTACGACAACGGACCCGCCCTCGAGAACGCAGGCGTGCTGACGGCCTACCACACCGACGACGGCATCACCGACTCGCGCCTCTTCCTGCGCTCGGCCGCTTTCGGCGTGCGCGCCGGCATGAGCCGCGATAAAGCCCTGGAGGCCATGACCATCGCCGGGGCGAAGATGATGGACATCGACCGGCGCACCGGCACCCTGGAAGCCGGCAAAGACGCCGACTTCATCGTGCTTTCGGGCGATCCCCTCAGCGTCTACACCCATGTGGAGCAGACCTGGGTGGAGGGCGTCAAGCGCTTCGACCGCTCCGACCCCGACCAGCGCGGCTACGCCACGGGAGGCTACGACGTCTTCCGCGGGCATGTCTACTCCCACGGACACTGA
- a CDS encoding Dabb family protein produces the protein MIRHVVMWKLKEEAEGASRQKNAEKMKLILEGLKTTIDEIKNVEVGINITENEEDEEPGTAFDVVLISDFETELDYTMYTRNAHHKKAVDFINSVIEERYFVDYKVDT, from the coding sequence ATGATTCGGCACGTTGTAATGTGGAAACTGAAGGAGGAGGCGGAAGGCGCCTCCCGGCAAAAGAACGCGGAAAAAATGAAACTCATCCTGGAGGGACTGAAGACCACCATCGACGAGATCAAAAACGTGGAGGTGGGCATCAACATCACCGAAAACGAGGAGGACGAAGAGCCCGGTACCGCCTTTGACGTCGTGCTGATCTCCGATTTTGAGACCGAGCTGGATTACACCATGTACACCCGCAACGCCCACCACAAGAAGGCGGTGGATTTTATCAACTCCGTCATTGAGGAGCGGTATTTTGTGGACTACAAGGTGGATACCTAG
- a CDS encoding HU family DNA-binding protein, giving the protein MSEKVTFQELIDAMSEETDRSKQFTHDFMKGLVSVIHRGLEEDRKVNIAGLGKFGLREVDEREGYNPQTGEPMTIPAHNRVTFTAYKELRERVNAPYAHREPELLDDDEPEEDTTSRQSDFIPTAPPTRSGGRGPDGGSGDEARPAPSSVVEYAPEMNDTDQSKDSGGQGDSSKKQEDFDPPASSSRIEKDGEAEEDRFGFRKSRRHRRSDANWPLIVAAAFVLMVIVAATWMLSSEVFDQVFEEPASPSVTQVEETGESPAPAGKSEEALNEITGDNETVSRQVGRWTDPLEHGPPGIRRSLPVALDLRHQYGRHRPSRPHLCGHLSHGAPAGGSRGNALAIGLPLGGHGLRGFLPLVQGPRPGGGQILSLCRKAVPRGGAGPHRRRNRPG; this is encoded by the coding sequence ATGAGCGAAAAAGTAACATTCCAGGAGCTGATCGACGCCATGTCCGAGGAGACCGACCGCTCCAAGCAGTTCACGCACGACTTCATGAAGGGACTGGTGTCGGTGATCCACCGGGGACTGGAGGAGGACCGCAAGGTGAATATTGCGGGCTTGGGCAAATTCGGGCTCAGGGAAGTGGACGAGCGCGAGGGCTACAATCCCCAGACCGGGGAGCCCATGACCATTCCGGCCCACAACCGCGTGACCTTCACAGCCTACAAGGAGCTGCGAGAGCGTGTCAACGCACCCTACGCCCACCGCGAGCCGGAGCTGCTGGACGATGATGAGCCGGAGGAGGATACCACCTCCCGGCAGTCCGACTTTATTCCCACCGCCCCTCCCACCCGGTCCGGCGGCCGGGGACCGGACGGCGGGAGCGGCGATGAGGCCCGTCCCGCGCCAAGCTCGGTGGTGGAATATGCGCCTGAAATGAACGATACTGACCAGTCTAAAGACTCTGGCGGCCAGGGAGATAGCAGCAAGAAACAAGAAGATTTTGATCCTCCGGCCTCTTCCTCTCGAATAGAGAAGGACGGCGAAGCAGAAGAAGACCGCTTCGGCTTCCGCAAGAGCCGCCGGCACAGGCGCTCCGACGCCAACTGGCCCCTGATCGTTGCGGCCGCCTTTGTGCTTATGGTGATCGTGGCGGCCACCTGGATGCTCAGCTCGGAGGTATTCGACCAGGTTTTCGAGGAGCCCGCCTCCCCCTCCGTGACCCAGGTGGAAGAGACCGGCGAATCCCCCGCCCCCGCCGGCAAATCGGAAGAGGCCCTCAATGAGATCACAGGCGACAACGAGACCGTCAGCCGGCAGGTAGGACGATGGACAGACCCTCTGGAGCATGGCCCGCCGGGAATACGGCGATCCCTACCTGTGGCCCTGGATCTACGGCACCAATACGGGAGGCATCGACCATCCCGACCTCATCTATGCGGGCACCTCTCTCACGGTGCCCCTGCCGGAGGGAGCCGGGGAAACGCTCTCGCGATCGGACTCCCTCTCGGTGGCCATGGGCTACGTGGATTCCTACCGCTGGTACAAGGACCGCGACCGGGAGGAGGCCAAATACTTTCTCTATGCCGCAAGGCAGTACCACGGGGAGGTGCTGGACCACACCGGCGTCGAAATCGACCGGGATGA
- a CDS encoding HU family DNA-binding protein: MNTRDVVEALAESRDLSKAETRRLLDTAVETLKRNLSEGRGYSIPELGTFETHTRDARRSYNPHHESYMRLPPKRVVRFSPSKGLKEEMKELEETS; encoded by the coding sequence ATGAACACCCGTGACGTGGTAGAAGCCCTGGCGGAAAGCCGGGACCTGAGCAAGGCCGAAACGCGACGTCTGCTGGATACCGCCGTGGAGACCCTGAAAAGGAATCTCTCCGAAGGCCGGGGCTACAGCATACCCGAACTGGGAACCTTCGAGACGCACACGCGGGATGCCCGCCGCTCCTACAATCCCCATCACGAATCCTACATGAGGCTCCCGCCCAAGCGGGTGGTCAGATTTTCGCCCAGCAAAGGCCTCAAGGAGGAAATGAAAGAGCTGGAGGAGACGTCATGA
- a CDS encoding aconitate hydratase: protein MSQPLNVTQKLIKSHLVEGTMEPGEEIGLKIDQTLTQDATGTMVMLELEAMELDEAQTEMSCQYVDHNLLQTDFKNPDDHVFLRSAAERFGMWFSRPGNGVSHPIETERFAIPGKTLAGSDSHTPASGCMGMLAIGAGGLDVAFAIAGEPMFIKMPKVLGVELKGELPDWTSAKDVVLEMLRRYDVDGATGYVIEYFGEGLKNLDTMDRHVIANMGTEMGATTTVFPADEEIRRFMRGQRREEEFVELLADEGAEYDAYEELVLDEVEPLIALPSSPGNVVPVREVEGKPIYQSYVGSSANPGYRDFWMASEIVKGRTVHEDVSWDVNPTSRQIIENMVSNGVMLHLVQSGARIHQAGCNGCIGMGQAPASGQNSLRTVPRNFPDRSGTPEDSVFLVSPETAAASALTGKITDPRDLEELYGMSYPKFQPLDHPIVNMDMLQAPKPKEERGEIKKGPNISTMPDFDQLEDFKVPVLLKMGDDISTDEILRAGAEVLPFRSNIPEISKFTLDVVDKNFYDRAMKSRDEHGGHVVVAGENYAQGSSREHAAIAPRYLGQRAVIAKSYARIGWQNLVNFGIPPLEFTRDEDYEDIDQGDVLSVSGIREAIEEGDTVTLVNETKGNSYELAHTLSDRQKEAVLAGGVINRYKLRKNGA, encoded by the coding sequence ATGAGTCAACCGCTGAACGTAACCCAGAAACTGATCAAGAGCCACCTGGTGGAAGGAACCATGGAGCCGGGTGAGGAGATCGGCCTGAAAATCGACCAGACCCTTACCCAGGACGCTACGGGCACCATGGTGATGCTCGAGCTGGAAGCCATGGAGCTGGATGAGGCGCAGACCGAGATGTCCTGCCAGTATGTGGACCACAACCTTCTGCAGACCGATTTCAAGAATCCTGACGATCACGTCTTCCTGCGTTCGGCGGCCGAACGGTTCGGCATGTGGTTCAGCCGACCGGGCAACGGGGTAAGCCATCCCATCGAAACCGAACGCTTCGCCATTCCCGGCAAGACCCTGGCGGGTTCCGACAGCCACACCCCCGCCTCCGGCTGCATGGGCATGCTGGCCATCGGCGCGGGGGGACTCGACGTGGCCTTCGCCATTGCCGGCGAGCCCATGTTCATCAAGATGCCCAAGGTGCTGGGCGTGGAGCTGAAGGGCGAGCTGCCCGACTGGACCAGCGCCAAGGACGTGGTGCTGGAGATGCTGCGCCGCTACGACGTGGACGGCGCCACAGGCTACGTGATCGAGTATTTCGGGGAGGGCCTGAAGAACCTGGACACCATGGACCGCCACGTCATCGCCAACATGGGCACCGAAATGGGGGCCACCACCACGGTCTTCCCGGCCGACGAGGAGATCCGCCGCTTCATGCGGGGACAGCGCCGCGAGGAGGAATTCGTGGAGCTTCTGGCCGACGAGGGCGCCGAATACGACGCCTACGAGGAGCTGGTGCTGGACGAGGTGGAGCCGCTGATTGCCCTGCCCAGCAGTCCCGGCAACGTGGTTCCCGTGCGCGAGGTGGAAGGCAAACCCATCTACCAGTCCTATGTGGGCTCCTCCGCCAACCCGGGCTACCGCGACTTCTGGATGGCCTCGGAAATTGTCAAGGGCCGGACGGTGCACGAGGACGTCTCCTGGGATGTCAATCCCACCTCACGGCAGATTATTGAGAATATGGTCAGCAACGGCGTCATGCTGCACCTGGTGCAGTCGGGCGCCCGCATTCACCAGGCCGGCTGCAACGGCTGCATCGGCATGGGACAGGCCCCGGCGAGCGGGCAGAACAGCCTGCGTACGGTGCCCCGCAATTTCCCCGACCGTTCGGGCACGCCCGAGGACTCCGTCTTCCTGGTGAGTCCCGAAACCGCGGCCGCTTCCGCCCTTACGGGCAAGATCACCGACCCGCGTGATCTGGAGGAGCTCTACGGCATGAGCTATCCGAAATTTCAGCCGCTGGACCATCCCATTGTCAACATGGACATGCTGCAGGCGCCCAAACCCAAAGAGGAGCGCGGGGAGATCAAGAAGGGGCCCAACATCTCCACCATGCCCGATTTCGACCAGCTGGAGGACTTCAAGGTGCCTGTGCTGCTCAAGATGGGCGACGACATCTCCACGGACGAGATTCTGCGCGCGGGCGCCGAGGTGCTGCCCTTCCGCAGCAACATCCCCGAGATCAGCAAGTTCACCCTCGACGTGGTGGACAAGAACTTCTACGACCGCGCCATGAAATCGCGTGATGAGCACGGGGGACACGTGGTGGTGGCCGGCGAGAACTACGCCCAGGGCTCCAGCCGTGAGCACGCCGCCATTGCGCCCCGCTACCTGGGCCAGCGGGCGGTCATTGCCAAGAGCTACGCCCGCATCGGCTGGCAGAACCTGGTCAACTTCGGCATTCCCCCGCTTGAGTTCACCCGCGATGAAGACTACGAGGACATCGACCAGGGTGACGTGCTGTCGGTGAGCGGCATCCGCGAGGCCATCGAGGAGGGCGACACGGTGACCCTGGTCAACGAGACCAAGGGCAACTCCTACGAACTGGCCCACACCCTCAGCGACCGCCAGAAAGAGGCGGTGCTGGCCGGCGGCGTGATCAACCGTTACAAGCTCAGGAAAAACGGCGCCTGA
- a CDS encoding MerC domain-containing protein — MQKTFWDRLGIGLSGLCAIHCLLFPVLVALLPLVPWAESVHAWTHPVLFLLIAPTVWLALREKRPGRRPIALLLCSGLAVIALAWFLHDVVGMWGEAIITLAGSALLIRGHWLNYRGHRARERHG; from the coding sequence TTGCAAAAAACCTTCTGGGACCGTCTCGGTATAGGCCTGTCCGGCCTTTGCGCCATTCACTGCCTCCTCTTTCCCGTACTGGTGGCCCTGCTGCCGCTGGTGCCTTGGGCAGAATCCGTGCATGCGTGGACCCACCCGGTGCTTTTCCTGCTGATCGCACCCACCGTATGGCTGGCTCTCCGTGAGAAGCGTCCCGGGCGCCGTCCCATCGCCCTGCTGCTGTGCAGCGGACTGGCGGTCATCGCCCTAGCCTGGTTTCTGCACGACGTGGTGGGCATGTGGGGCGAGGCGATAATCACTCTGGCGGGCAGTGCGCTGCTGATACGGGGACACTGGCTTAACTACAGGGGCCACCGGGCCCGCGAACGTCACGGATGA
- a CDS encoding FAD-dependent oxidoreductase, whose amino-acid sequence MQPMFNKQIAVVGGGVTGLTTALTLQLLGFPTTCYTRDLVPGCGEHAGETPGDPRFASLYPAASAIPHSIKAGGRLKPLFTATQKIFARLAGRGFPGVVRHRHYEIFEEPREMPGYVSLLDRPETVEADDPRLPRRKGAGGLHGWVFDCWFTEWPRYMPALCRAYRQSGGRLVRRELDRRRLRDLPQDTLVNATGVWSPGLFGRPAHASGERGRPVILGHLLTLPGAPLHRDAEGRILSYNYTPAPDIYADPTGEACDVYFYPRRDGWVIGGSRIEGRLAGDGTFEGPSTEDTVEVDGLQVPRSILELNGDILGGWGLDLDRFPERSARMGYRYLGHPESGGLELSSRRQLGHKVIHNYGHGGAGVTLSWGCALASAIMTRREAGSGWQEGLNEVCLQLADALQRLPE is encoded by the coding sequence ATGCAGCCCATGTTCAACAAGCAGATAGCCGTAGTGGGCGGGGGCGTCACCGGACTCACCACCGCCCTTACCTTGCAGCTGCTGGGCTTTCCCACCACCTGCTACACCCGCGACCTGGTGCCGGGATGCGGGGAGCATGCCGGCGAAACGCCCGGCGATCCCCGTTTTGCCAGCCTCTATCCCGCCGCCTCGGCTATTCCCCACTCCATCAAGGCGGGGGGACGGCTGAAGCCGCTGTTCACCGCCACGCAGAAGATATTTGCACGACTGGCCGGCCGCGGCTTCCCCGGGGTGGTCCGCCACCGACACTACGAGATATTTGAAGAACCCCGGGAGATGCCCGGCTATGTCTCCCTGCTCGACCGGCCGGAAACAGTGGAAGCCGACGATCCCCGCCTGCCGCGACGCAAAGGTGCCGGCGGACTGCACGGCTGGGTCTTCGACTGCTGGTTCACCGAATGGCCGCGCTATATGCCCGCCCTCTGCCGCGCCTACCGGCAGTCCGGCGGCAGGCTGGTCCGCCGCGAGCTCGATCGCCGGAGGCTGCGTGACCTCCCCCAGGACACCCTGGTCAACGCCACGGGCGTCTGGAGTCCGGGACTTTTCGGCCGCCCCGCCCACGCTTCCGGGGAGCGGGGCCGTCCCGTAATACTGGGGCACCTGCTCACCCTTCCCGGTGCGCCGCTGCACCGCGACGCCGAGGGACGCATCCTCTCCTACAACTACACTCCGGCGCCCGACATCTATGCCGATCCCACCGGCGAAGCCTGCGACGTCTATTTCTATCCCCGCCGCGACGGGTGGGTGATCGGGGGCAGTCGCATCGAAGGCCGACTAGCCGGGGATGGCACCTTTGAGGGGCCTTCCACCGAAGATACGGTGGAGGTGGACGGGCTGCAGGTGCCGCGTTCCATCCTGGAACTGAACGGCGATATTCTGGGGGGATGGGGACTCGATCTGGACCGCTTTCCCGAGCGCTCCGCCCGCATGGGCTACCGCTACCTGGGGCACCCGGAAAGCGGGGGACTGGAGCTATCCTCGCGACGTCAGCTGGGCCACAAGGTTATCCACAACTACGGCCACGGGGGTGCGGGTGTGACCCTATCATGGGGCTGTGCGCTGGCCTCCGCCATCATGACACGCAGGGAGGCAGGGAGCGGCTGGCAGGAGGGCCTCAATGAGGTCTGCCTGCAGCTGGCCGACGCCCTGCAGCGCCTGCCCGAATAA